A window of Candidatus Vicinibacter proximus contains these coding sequences:
- a CDS encoding glycosyltransferase, whose amino-acid sequence MLIFFISVAFLTFIYLILCFVFLVYWRNQKEFNLDPSFVPTTKVSVIVPVRNEEDSLQQCTESILKQNYPTHLFELIVVDDQSDDNTPQILENIKDQRLRVMRLGVYKRTTITGSKKKAIAYGISHASGDLMITTDADCIHGENWIQTIVACYQEFKPKLIVAPVLIQKEKTLLNLFQDADFINSFMVHLAGIRSGLFYLGSGANLAYEKSVFLETDPYANNQYIASGDDLFLIQKVKEKYSGKIYPLKAIEATVQTIGATSVRSFFSQRLRWAGKLKNSSSFNMLLVSSFIWVFRIGLLTFTLITLVLEEYTYFYSVLGLLFIHFLLDFILIHQSSSFFKRGYILKWILPIEVMYTIYFFVLGLLSWLPIKLEWKDRKI is encoded by the coding sequence GTGCTGATATTTTTCATTTCTGTTGCTTTCCTTACTTTTATTTATCTAATCCTTTGCTTCGTCTTCTTGGTATATTGGCGAAATCAAAAAGAATTTAATTTAGATCCCTCATTTGTTCCTACTACTAAAGTGAGTGTGATCGTTCCAGTGAGAAATGAAGAAGACTCTTTACAGCAGTGTACCGAATCCATTTTAAAACAGAATTACCCGACACATTTATTTGAGTTAATTGTCGTGGACGATCAGTCTGATGACAATACACCTCAGATCCTGGAAAACATCAAGGATCAGCGATTAAGAGTGATGCGGTTGGGTGTGTATAAAAGGACTACCATCACAGGCTCCAAAAAAAAAGCAATTGCATATGGAATCAGCCATGCCTCCGGCGATCTAATGATAACAACAGACGCTGATTGTATACATGGCGAGAACTGGATTCAGACAATAGTCGCTTGTTATCAAGAATTTAAACCCAAACTAATAGTTGCTCCAGTCCTGATTCAAAAAGAAAAAACATTATTGAATTTGTTCCAAGATGCAGATTTTATCAATTCATTCATGGTACATTTGGCAGGAATACGTTCGGGATTATTTTATCTAGGTAGTGGAGCGAACCTTGCTTATGAAAAATCGGTTTTTCTTGAAACAGATCCCTATGCCAATAATCAGTATATAGCCTCCGGGGATGATCTTTTTCTTATTCAAAAAGTCAAGGAAAAGTATTCAGGTAAAATTTATCCATTAAAAGCAATAGAGGCAACTGTTCAGACTATCGGAGCGACATCGGTTAGGAGCTTTTTCTCCCAGCGATTGAGATGGGCTGGAAAATTGAAAAATTCTTCATCCTTCAACATGTTGTTGGTTTCTTCCTTCATTTGGGTATTCAGAATAGGATTGCTCACATTTACATTGATCACTTTGGTACTGGAAGAATACACCTATTTTTATTCTGTACTTGGATTGTTGTTTATACATTTCCTGCTTGACTTCATCCTTATTCATCAATCCAGTTCATTCTTCAAACGAGGTTATATTTTGAAATGGATTCTGCCCATTGAAGTTATGTATACCATTTATTTTTTCGTATTGGGTCTGCTGTCCTGGTTACCAATTAAGCTAGAGTGGAAAGACAGGAAGATCTAA
- a CDS encoding M13 family metallopeptidase, with product MLNKNNFLKFLTAALVLILLLNSCKQETHRTYQKPDILVSNMDTSVIPGEDIFSFANGTWIKNNPIPPEESRWGIANLVVNENYTRLRIICEEAASGTHSDHNAKMIGDFWTMAMDSLRADELGTKPLKPLLGRIDTIQSVPQLLKMIAEFHMLGSEPAFSLYATQDLKKSDQMALYLNQGGLGLPNRDYYFNTDTRTSTIRKEYPHHISVMLQLLGRTQEQSIRDAEQILSLETALAKSSRKLEDLRDPHANYNPYSITKFKMLTPGINWTEWLETAEIKVDSCIVGQPEFFKTLNGLLTTLPLDHWRAYLRWNLINTFAHTLSKEINDQNFLFYGKLMSGAEVQKPRWKRALNEVENSIGELLGREFVKEYFSPQAKKRYENMVEEVKTSFAEHIRNLEWMSQETKAKALTKLQSMNKKVGYPDQWKDFSTMQIAKNSYCENVMNAKKWWYSQQIKKLYKPVDRTEWDMTPQTYNAYYNPSNNEIVLPAAIFTVPGYRDEELDDALVYGYAGASTIGHEITHGFDDEGRKFDEFGNLNNWWSTEDEERFNEHAQKMINQFNDYTVLDSLHINGKATLGENIADLGGIVLALDAFKKTAQYKSNQSLNGLLPIQRYFLGYALGWLGHTRPEEIASRVLTDVHSPTHLRVIGPFTNIPEFYDAFQIKEGMKMWRPDSVRVNIW from the coding sequence ATGCTCAATAAAAATAATTTTTTAAAATTTCTTACAGCAGCCTTGGTTTTAATTCTTCTGCTTAATTCCTGTAAACAAGAAACCCACAGGACTTACCAAAAACCAGATATTCTCGTTTCAAATATGGATACCAGTGTAATACCCGGAGAGGACATTTTTTCCTTTGCAAACGGGACGTGGATCAAAAACAATCCAATCCCTCCTGAGGAAAGTCGATGGGGTATAGCCAACCTCGTAGTTAATGAAAATTACACCAGATTGAGAATTATCTGCGAAGAGGCGGCCTCCGGTACTCATAGTGACCACAACGCTAAAATGATTGGTGATTTCTGGACCATGGCAATGGATTCTTTACGGGCAGATGAGCTGGGAACAAAGCCACTAAAACCCTTGCTGGGCAGAATCGATACCATCCAATCGGTGCCGCAATTGTTGAAGATGATTGCAGAATTTCACATGTTGGGGTCTGAACCAGCTTTCAGTCTATACGCAACCCAGGATCTTAAAAAAAGTGATCAAATGGCGCTCTATTTGAATCAGGGAGGACTTGGTCTTCCAAATAGGGATTATTATTTCAACACAGATACTCGAACCTCCACCATCAGAAAGGAATATCCTCATCATATTTCTGTCATGCTCCAACTTCTTGGTAGAACACAAGAGCAATCTATTCGTGACGCAGAACAAATCCTTTCCCTTGAAACAGCACTGGCAAAATCCTCTAGAAAACTGGAAGATCTGCGTGATCCACATGCCAATTACAATCCTTATTCCATTACAAAATTTAAGATGCTTACCCCGGGCATCAACTGGACTGAATGGTTGGAAACTGCAGAAATTAAAGTGGATTCTTGTATCGTTGGGCAACCAGAATTTTTCAAAACACTTAATGGATTGTTGACCACTTTACCTCTTGATCATTGGAGAGCTTACCTTCGATGGAATTTGATCAACACTTTTGCCCACACTCTATCCAAAGAGATAAATGACCAGAATTTCTTATTCTATGGTAAGCTTATGAGTGGGGCTGAAGTTCAGAAACCTCGCTGGAAAAGAGCGCTTAATGAAGTAGAAAATTCAATTGGCGAATTATTGGGCCGAGAATTTGTAAAAGAATATTTTAGTCCACAGGCAAAGAAAAGATATGAAAATATGGTAGAAGAAGTCAAAACCTCTTTTGCTGAACATATCCGAAATCTGGAATGGATGAGTCAGGAAACCAAGGCAAAAGCTTTGACAAAACTACAATCCATGAATAAAAAAGTAGGCTATCCTGACCAATGGAAAGATTTTAGCACAATGCAGATTGCAAAAAATTCATACTGTGAAAACGTAATGAATGCTAAAAAATGGTGGTATTCCCAACAAATCAAAAAACTTTATAAACCTGTAGACCGCACAGAATGGGACATGACCCCACAGACTTACAACGCCTACTATAACCCTTCCAATAATGAAATCGTGTTACCCGCTGCGATATTTACTGTTCCGGGGTATAGAGATGAAGAATTGGATGATGCACTGGTTTATGGATATGCAGGCGCTTCTACAATTGGACATGAGATCACACATGGATTTGATGATGAAGGAAGAAAATTTGATGAATTTGGAAATTTAAACAATTGGTGGAGCACTGAAGATGAAGAACGCTTCAATGAACATGCACAAAAAATGATCAATCAATTTAATGATTATACTGTCCTCGACAGTCTCCACATCAACGGTAAGGCAACATTGGGAGAGAATATTGCAGACCTTGGTGGAATTGTACTTGCTTTGGATGCATTTAAGAAAACTGCTCAATATAAATCAAACCAATCCTTAAACGGGCTGCTTCCTATACAAAGATATTTTCTGGGATATGCCCTTGGATGGCTTGGTCATACCAGACCGGAGGAGATAGCCTCCAGAGTACTCACAGATGTGCATTCACCCACACACTTACGTGTGATCGGTCCGTTTACTAATATTCCTGAATTCTATGATGCTTTCCAAATCAAAGAAGGTATGAAGATGTGGAGGCCGGATAGTGTTCGGGTGAATATCTGGTGA
- a CDS encoding T9SS type A sorting domain-containing protein, protein MKKLIGVFILFVCIRLDAQVLIKDVYPGVQSGVMSSQNVVFDNKLYYHGVDTDFSPGSLFVSDGTEAGTRKLLGAENITNFGHLTNTGTKLFFDGFLGVRTLFVSNGKDLGTKGVKGFETTPIEAILKIDTNKVLLFVQADPLKPNPNQLWVSDATVNGTLKIADINSTTKNTYKSSNFKGNAVFFDNSTNTTKMAPMMSDGSSTGTQTVQSFLSKNNLFSFDNVQTAYGVDSLLFVGGIKNSIKMTIVTDGTPAGTKEISLSKESSNYLDVFYINSTYIIHNDKDISSYDYNKNQAVFLTTDAAPYGAFKVHKNKLYFYAAESNGDTYICVTDGTKQGTLKVGNSAFGVTTDANIQVLGNRIYFVIETIPLLKEIWRFHQDTLIAESYTDFGGRFRPVIFNTIPNQIILSRYTNVTGSELYKVDNNSTSSSDLKILNEIIAFPVPASTELCIPLSNLEWKPDYIEVYDISGHLHIKVKYLSSGLEHYKLDVPHLPQGNYILKLYNKQKSKNLIFTKK, encoded by the coding sequence ATGAAAAAGTTAATTGGTGTTTTTATTCTGTTTGTTTGTATCCGCCTAGATGCCCAAGTCCTAATTAAAGATGTCTACCCCGGTGTCCAATCCGGCGTTATGTCTTCTCAGAATGTTGTGTTTGACAACAAATTATATTACCACGGTGTAGATACAGACTTCAGTCCCGGAAGTTTATTCGTATCTGATGGAACAGAAGCAGGAACCCGTAAACTTTTAGGAGCGGAAAACATCACTAATTTTGGGCATCTTACGAATACGGGTACCAAATTATTTTTTGATGGATTCCTGGGCGTAAGGACACTTTTTGTGAGTAATGGCAAAGACCTTGGAACCAAAGGGGTCAAAGGATTTGAAACGACCCCCATCGAGGCCATCTTGAAAATAGATACCAATAAAGTACTCTTATTTGTCCAGGCAGACCCTTTGAAACCCAATCCAAATCAACTTTGGGTAAGTGATGCAACAGTAAATGGCACCTTAAAAATTGCGGACATTAATTCAACAACCAAAAACACTTATAAATCATCAAACTTTAAGGGAAATGCCGTCTTTTTTGACAACAGCACCAACACTACCAAAATGGCGCCCATGATGTCAGATGGCTCCTCTACTGGGACACAAACCGTGCAATCATTTCTTTCAAAAAACAATTTATTTAGTTTTGATAATGTGCAGACTGCATATGGAGTTGATTCCCTCCTTTTTGTTGGAGGCATAAAAAATTCGATAAAAATGACCATCGTCACAGATGGCACCCCTGCCGGTACCAAAGAAATAAGTTTGTCCAAAGAATCCTCAAATTATCTGGATGTATTTTATATAAATTCTACTTATATCATCCACAACGACAAGGATATTTCAAGTTACGATTACAATAAAAATCAGGCTGTTTTTTTAACTACAGATGCAGCTCCTTATGGTGCATTTAAAGTGCATAAAAACAAATTATATTTCTATGCAGCTGAGTCAAATGGTGACACCTATATATGTGTAACAGATGGTACCAAACAAGGAACTCTAAAAGTTGGAAATTCTGCTTTTGGGGTTACAACAGATGCTAATATCCAGGTTTTGGGTAATAGAATATATTTTGTCATCGAAACCATTCCTTTGTTAAAAGAGATATGGAGATTTCATCAAGACACACTCATTGCAGAAAGTTATACTGATTTTGGAGGACGCTTCAGACCGGTAATATTTAATACTATTCCTAACCAGATTATTCTTTCCCGATATACGAATGTCACGGGCTCAGAACTATACAAGGTAGACAATAATTCAACTTCTTCAAGCGATCTTAAAATACTAAATGAGATAATTGCGTTTCCAGTTCCTGCGAGTACAGAACTTTGTATTCCTCTTTCCAATCTCGAATGGAAGCCAGATTATATTGAAGTATATGACATCTCCGGACACTTGCATATAAAAGTTAAATACTTGTCTTCTGGTCTGGAACATTACAAACTCGATGTTCCCCATCTTCCACAAGGAAATTACATTTTGAAATTATATAACAAACAAAAATCTAAAAACCTGATATTCACCAAAAAATAA
- the radC gene encoding DNA repair protein RadC produces the protein MKTPIGNSIKSWALDDRPREKLALKGKETLSNAELLSIILGTGSRNESALDLSKKILDASGNNLFELGKMGLSRLKKFKGIGSVKAITIEAAMELARRRQHAEAMVRTGLKSSQEAYQILRSRMEDLQVEECWVVFLNRANFILSAEKISLGGLTGTVVDVRIIFKRALELQATALILSHNHPSGNLKPSQQDIDLTQKAKSAGLALDIKVFDHLIISDQGYYSFADEGML, from the coding sequence ATGAAAACACCTATTGGCAACAGCATTAAAAGCTGGGCATTGGATGACCGTCCCCGTGAGAAACTTGCTCTTAAAGGAAAAGAAACATTGAGTAATGCAGAACTGCTTTCCATTATTTTAGGAACAGGTAGCAGAAATGAATCTGCCCTTGATCTTTCCAAAAAAATTCTCGATGCCTCGGGAAACAATTTATTTGAACTTGGAAAAATGGGCCTCTCTAGACTCAAAAAATTCAAAGGTATCGGATCCGTAAAAGCCATTACTATTGAAGCAGCTATGGAATTGGCTCGGCGACGTCAACATGCAGAAGCGATGGTAAGGACAGGCTTAAAATCGAGCCAGGAAGCTTATCAGATTCTTCGTTCCAGGATGGAAGACTTACAAGTTGAAGAATGTTGGGTAGTATTTCTCAATAGGGCTAATTTTATTTTATCCGCCGAGAAAATTAGTTTAGGAGGACTAACCGGTACGGTTGTAGATGTTCGAATCATTTTCAAAAGAGCACTAGAATTGCAAGCAACCGCTTTAATTCTATCCCACAATCACCCTTCAGGTAACTTAAAACCGAGTCAGCAAGACATAGATTTGACGCAAAAAGCAAAGAGTGCCGGACTAGCTCTGGATATTAAAGTATTCGACCATCTCATTATTTCAGATCAAGGCTATTACAGCTTTGCAGATGAGGGGATGCTGTAA
- a CDS encoding ABC transporter ATP-binding protein, with product MSKSENNLSILSRLFGFTKPYRSILWTSSLLAFLLAPLNALTPYLTHLMVDNHIMKADLPGLQRMALIFVFVLLITTGLRYLFTTLTNTLGQNVIKDIRNKVFSHLLGMKLSYFDKTPVGTNTTRTINDLESVNIVFAEGLITITADILGLLTIIGMMFYTSVKLTLISLVSFPLLLIASYIFKEKVKISYQRVRTEIARMNSFLQEHISGMRIVQIFTAEKKTALKFKDINQSYTRANLDGIFYYAVFFPVVEIISAASLGFMVWWGAKGVLGGEVTVGQLVAFPMFLARLFQPVRMLADKFNSLQMGLIAGGRIFQSLDNQEKDYNSGKIHKDKLKGEVVFDQVSFSYDGTNQVLNDISFSLEAGKSMAIVGSTGSGKSTIVSLLNRLYEIEVGKISIDGMDIKEYDLETLRGNIGLVLQDVFLFHGTVYDNISLNNPNISHEKIIEASKTIGADGFFQALPGAYNYLVTERGSNLSMGQRQLISFVRALIYQPSILILDEATSSIDNQTEAIIQNAIDKLTKGRTSIIIAHRLSTIKNVDHILVLEKGKILESGTQQELLSHSDGLFSRLYLTHFDPIQAQ from the coding sequence ATGTCAAAATCCGAAAACAATTTATCTATTCTTAGCCGTTTGTTTGGATTCACCAAACCATATCGGTCGATTCTTTGGACATCCAGTCTGTTGGCTTTTTTATTAGCGCCATTAAATGCCTTGACGCCATATCTCACGCATCTGATGGTGGACAACCACATCATGAAAGCTGATCTTCCCGGTCTTCAAAGAATGGCACTAATCTTTGTTTTTGTGTTGTTGATTACTACGGGTTTACGATATCTTTTCACTACCCTAACAAATACTTTGGGACAAAATGTGATTAAGGACATTCGGAATAAAGTCTTTAGTCACCTGTTGGGCATGAAGTTGTCATACTTTGACAAAACTCCGGTGGGAACGAATACCACCAGAACTATTAATGATCTGGAATCCGTAAACATCGTTTTTGCAGAAGGTCTCATCACCATTACGGCAGACATACTTGGTTTATTGACCATTATAGGAATGATGTTTTATACTAGTGTAAAGCTCACTTTGATTTCCTTGGTTAGCTTTCCATTATTGCTGATCGCAAGCTATATTTTTAAAGAAAAAGTAAAAATTTCTTATCAGCGAGTGCGTACAGAAATTGCCCGGATGAATTCATTCCTTCAGGAACACATCAGTGGGATGAGAATCGTTCAGATTTTTACAGCTGAAAAGAAAACTGCATTAAAATTCAAAGACATCAACCAATCCTATACAAGAGCAAACTTAGATGGTATTTTCTATTATGCTGTTTTCTTCCCCGTAGTTGAAATCATTTCTGCTGCTTCTCTTGGATTTATGGTTTGGTGGGGTGCTAAGGGTGTCCTTGGAGGTGAAGTCACAGTAGGTCAGTTGGTCGCCTTTCCAATGTTTTTAGCCCGTTTATTTCAACCTGTAAGAATGCTGGCTGATAAGTTCAATAGTCTTCAAATGGGTTTAATTGCTGGTGGAAGAATTTTTCAATCATTGGACAACCAGGAAAAGGATTATAATTCAGGTAAAATACATAAGGATAAACTAAAAGGTGAAGTTGTTTTTGATCAGGTAAGTTTTTCTTATGACGGAACTAACCAAGTACTCAATGACATTTCTTTTTCTTTAGAAGCCGGAAAATCAATGGCTATCGTAGGAAGTACCGGTTCCGGTAAATCGACCATAGTTAGCTTACTCAACAGACTTTATGAAATAGAGGTAGGAAAGATATCTATAGACGGAATGGATATCAAAGAATATGATTTGGAAACTCTAAGAGGTAATATTGGACTAGTGTTGCAAGATGTTTTTTTGTTCCATGGCACGGTATACGACAACATCAGTCTTAACAACCCAAACATTAGCCACGAAAAGATCATAGAAGCATCAAAGACCATTGGCGCTGATGGCTTTTTCCAAGCTTTGCCAGGGGCGTATAATTATCTCGTCACCGAAAGGGGTTCCAATTTATCTATGGGCCAACGCCAGTTGATCTCCTTTGTTCGAGCTCTGATATATCAGCCAAGCATTCTAATTTTAGATGAAGCAACTTCTTCGATTGACAACCAAACGGAAGCCATCATACAAAATGCCATTGACAAACTTACCAAAGGTAGAACCTCGATTATTATAGCACACCGGCTTTCAACCATAAAAAATGTAGACCACATTCTCGTTCTCGAGAAAGGTAAAATTTTGGAATCAGGTACCCAACAGGAACTTTTGTCACATTCCGATGGTTTATTTTCAAGATTGTACTTAACCCATTTTGATCCCATTCAAGCGCAATAA
- the uvrB gene encoding excinuclease ABC subunit UvrB: MSKFILNSNYQPAGDQPEAIKQLTEGVLNEEKAQVLLGVTGSGKTFTIANVIANINKPTLILSHNKTLTAQLYGEFKEFFPDNAVEYFVSYYDYYQPEAYVFVTDTYIEKDLAINEEVDKLRLKATSSILSGRRDVIVVATVSCIFGMGNPEDYKAGIIRIQKGQVISRNDLLYRLVDSLYSRTEGDLNRGNFRVKGDTVDINLPYVDFGIRIHFFGDQIEQIDEIEITSGKRITSLDFAAIFPANLYVAPKDRFKSILRHIEDELEQQKKYFESELKYSEAKRIEERTQFDLEMMRELGYCSGIENYSRFFDGRAKGTRPFCLLDYFPDDYLLVVDESHVTIPQIRGMWGGDRARKMNLVQFGFRLPSALDNRPLSFEEFEQQINQIIYVSATPSDYELGQTEGMVVEQVVRPTGLLDPPIEIRPSINQIDDLLDEIHKRKAKNERVLVTTLTKRMSEELAKYFQGLNLLCKYIHSEIDTMERVEILRDLRLGDFDVLVGVNLLREGLDLPEVSLVAILDADKEGFLRSDRSLTQTAGRAARNANGLVIFYADKVTDSMRRTIEETERRRAKQMAYNEEHGIIPRTLSKTREEIMAKSSILDLRGKQANIYTGPEEGVIAADPVVDYLNRTQIEKLITETEKKMKQAAKDLDFVTAAQHRDEMNLLKKKLQGLG; encoded by the coding sequence ATGTCCAAATTTATACTTAATTCAAATTATCAGCCAGCCGGAGATCAGCCTGAGGCAATCAAGCAATTGACCGAGGGAGTTCTAAATGAAGAAAAGGCTCAGGTTCTACTTGGTGTGACCGGCTCAGGTAAAACATTTACAATAGCCAATGTAATCGCCAACATTAACAAGCCCACTCTCATTCTATCTCATAACAAAACACTAACGGCACAGCTTTATGGGGAATTCAAAGAATTTTTTCCGGACAATGCAGTGGAGTACTTTGTTTCTTATTATGATTACTATCAGCCTGAAGCTTATGTTTTTGTCACCGACACTTATATAGAAAAGGATCTGGCAATAAATGAGGAGGTAGATAAATTAAGGTTGAAGGCCACTTCTTCTATTCTCTCCGGCAGGAGGGATGTAATTGTGGTTGCAACGGTTTCATGCATTTTTGGTATGGGTAACCCTGAAGATTACAAAGCGGGTATTATCCGAATTCAAAAAGGACAGGTAATTTCAAGGAATGATCTTTTGTATAGGTTGGTGGATAGTTTATACAGCCGTACTGAAGGAGACCTGAATCGAGGGAACTTTCGGGTAAAAGGGGATACAGTAGATATCAATTTGCCATATGTAGATTTTGGTATTCGCATTCATTTTTTTGGAGATCAGATAGAACAAATTGATGAAATAGAGATAACATCCGGGAAGCGGATCACCAGCTTAGATTTTGCAGCCATTTTTCCTGCGAATCTTTACGTGGCGCCAAAGGATAGATTTAAATCCATTCTAAGACACATAGAGGACGAATTGGAACAACAGAAAAAGTATTTCGAATCTGAATTGAAATACAGTGAAGCCAAGCGTATTGAAGAGAGAACTCAGTTTGATCTGGAGATGATGAGGGAACTTGGTTACTGTTCTGGTATTGAAAATTATTCCAGGTTTTTTGACGGAAGAGCCAAGGGTACCAGACCATTTTGTTTGTTGGATTATTTTCCGGATGATTATTTGTTAGTAGTGGATGAAAGTCATGTAACCATTCCACAAATCAGAGGGATGTGGGGAGGTGACCGAGCAAGAAAAATGAATTTAGTGCAGTTTGGATTTAGACTGCCGTCTGCATTGGATAACAGACCTTTAAGTTTTGAAGAATTTGAGCAGCAGATCAATCAGATCATATATGTTAGTGCTACTCCTTCTGATTATGAGTTGGGGCAAACAGAAGGAATGGTTGTAGAACAGGTAGTAAGACCTACGGGTTTGTTGGATCCACCAATTGAAATAAGGCCTTCCATTAATCAAATTGACGATTTGCTGGACGAAATACACAAGCGTAAAGCAAAGAATGAAAGAGTCCTGGTCACTACACTGACTAAAAGAATGTCTGAAGAGCTTGCTAAATACTTTCAAGGGCTCAATCTACTTTGTAAATATATTCACTCAGAGATTGACACGATGGAGCGGGTTGAAATTCTAAGAGATCTTAGGCTCGGTGATTTTGATGTGTTAGTGGGGGTTAACTTACTAAGAGAAGGTCTGGACCTTCCGGAAGTATCCTTGGTAGCCATACTGGATGCGGATAAAGAGGGATTTCTAAGGAGTGACAGATCATTGACTCAAACTGCAGGACGAGCGGCACGGAATGCCAATGGGTTGGTTATTTTTTACGCAGACAAGGTGACAGATTCAATGAGGCGAACCATTGAGGAAACAGAACGGCGACGAGCCAAGCAAATGGCTTACAATGAGGAGCACGGAATTATACCAAGGACTCTGAGTAAAACAAGGGAAGAAATCATGGCTAAGAGTTCTATTTTAGATCTTAGAGGTAAACAAGCCAATATTTATACCGGACCGGAAGAAGGAGTTATTGCTGCAGATCCGGTAGTGGATTATTTGAATCGTACACAAATTGAGAAACTCATAACTGAGACAGAAAAGAAAATGAAACAAGCTGCCAAGGATTTAGATTTTGTAACAGCTGCTCAGCATAGAGATGAAATGAATCTACTTAAAAAGAAACTTCAGGGACTTGGTTAG
- a CDS encoding alpha/beta fold hydrolase yields the protein MLKENNTISLHYKKLGSGPPLLILHGLFGSLDNWQTVANSLVEYYTVYLIDLRNHGKSPHHPQMNYELMAEDLIRFIQEHKLHTVNMIGHSMGGKVLMKLLTIGESLIHKAMVVDIGIKAYHGGHEEIFKAMFSLDLDHITKRSEAEAGLLPFIPEFGVRQFILKNLDRKQDQKFEWKLNLHAIYKNYASINESLFPDHRIFKPVCFVLGSKSSYVSKEDCKEIKIYFPESEFVTVENAGHWIHADQPVKMVEVIKNFFN from the coding sequence ATGCTGAAAGAGAATAACACAATTTCTTTACATTATAAAAAACTGGGCAGTGGACCTCCCTTGTTGATTCTGCATGGCCTTTTCGGCAGTTTGGACAATTGGCAGACTGTGGCCAATTCTTTGGTAGAATATTATACTGTCTACCTTATTGATCTACGGAATCATGGTAAGTCCCCACATCATCCACAAATGAATTATGAGTTAATGGCCGAAGATCTTATCCGGTTTATCCAAGAACATAAATTACACACTGTCAACATGATCGGGCATTCGATGGGCGGTAAGGTTTTGATGAAATTACTGACTATCGGCGAATCCCTCATCCATAAAGCAATGGTGGTAGACATTGGAATAAAAGCCTATCATGGGGGGCACGAAGAAATATTTAAAGCTATGTTTTCACTAGACCTGGATCACATCACCAAAAGATCTGAAGCTGAAGCAGGTCTTCTTCCATTCATTCCTGAATTTGGTGTCCGTCAATTTATCCTTAAGAATCTGGACAGAAAACAAGATCAAAAATTTGAATGGAAACTTAATCTCCATGCAATCTATAAAAATTACGCATCCATCAATGAATCCCTTTTTCCCGATCACAGAATTTTTAAACCTGTCTGCTTCGTACTCGGTTCCAAATCATCCTATGTATCCAAAGAAGATTGCAAAGAAATTAAGATATATTTTCCCGAATCAGAATTTGTGACCGTTGAAAATGCAGGACACTGGATACACGCTGACCAACCAGTTAAAATGGTGGAAGTGATCAAGAATTTTTTTAACTAA
- a CDS encoding gliding motility-associated C-terminal domain-containing protein — protein sequence MEVQHLAPGDYEVFLKDGKGCITDTVRFTLLNPEALITELGADLEVEKGTIVKLTLQSNKKLTNIYWQPNKYSNCTICDEIDFVADQDSWIYTLSIDERNCSSLDSVFIRVKDIEEFYVPSLISPNGDQVNDHFYILGPDKGRVEKLVIYDRWGTKVFEVVDIPVNQPLLGWNGNYQFQPLNPGVYVFYARIKTDNRILELSGDFTLLR from the coding sequence TTGGAAGTCCAACATCTTGCACCGGGAGATTATGAAGTTTTTTTGAAGGATGGAAAGGGATGCATAACCGATACAGTAAGATTTACTTTATTGAACCCTGAGGCTCTGATTACAGAACTGGGAGCAGATCTCGAAGTAGAAAAAGGAACCATTGTAAAACTTACTTTACAGTCTAATAAGAAACTTACAAACATCTACTGGCAACCCAACAAATACAGTAATTGTACAATATGCGATGAGATTGATTTTGTAGCTGATCAGGACAGCTGGATTTATACGTTAAGCATAGATGAACGAAATTGTAGCAGTTTGGATTCGGTTTTTATTCGTGTTAAAGATATTGAAGAATTTTATGTACCTAGTTTAATTTCACCCAATGGAGATCAAGTAAATGATCATTTTTATATCCTTGGTCCAGATAAAGGCAGGGTTGAAAAATTAGTAATTTATGACCGGTGGGGCACTAAGGTTTTTGAGGTTGTGGACATTCCCGTTAATCAACCTTTACTTGGGTGGAATGGAAACTACCAATTCCAGCCTTTGAATCCGGGTGTTTATGTTTTTTATGCAAGAATAAAAACTGACAATAGGATACTTGAGTTGAGCGGTGATTTTACATTGCTTAGGTGA